AGAAGACCAGAACCCTGCCTCTTACCCCGATGGTCGGCGGGATTGCCCTCGTCGGGGGGATTGCGCTGCTGGTCGTGGGGTTCAAAAAAAAATGATTCAGGGCCGAAGGGTCCAAAAAGGAGGAGCGTATGCTATGGACAATCGCCGTCATTCTCTTGGTGCTATGGGTGCTGGGGCTGGTGAGCAGTACCACGATCGGAGGTTTTATTCACATATTGCTGGTCATCGCCATTGTTGTGATCGTGATCAATTTGATTCAAGGGCGCAGAGTATGAGCTTCGGGACGCGGCAGATGGTGTTTCAGTTCAATAAATGGGGTTGAGTAATGAATCACACAGGCGGATAGATAGATAATTTACGGTTTCAGAGACCTGATTTTGCCCGGTGGTCGGTGTGCTGCTGGTGGTTATGCTGACCAAATTAGTCAATTGCGATATGCTACTCAGAGGACAATAACACCTTCCTGTGATCAAGATCCAGGGCTTCATCACATAAGTGGCTCGACGACTTCAGCCAGATACCATTTTGTCTGTGGGATTTCTTGGATGCCGTCGAAAATTTACGTGTCAATTCAGGCGTATAGTTAAGAATAACCTTACTAAGGAGGATAAATATGGTGCAGAAAAGACATACAGATATTTTGCGCAAAAAGGACAATGAAGATTTCCGCGCCTTGCGCCACAGCAATTTCTGGGAGTATTTGC
This is a stretch of genomic DNA from uncultured Desulfuromonas sp.. It encodes these proteins:
- a CDS encoding lmo0937 family membrane protein, which codes for MLWTIAVILLVLWVLGLVSSTTIGGFIHILLVIAIVVIVINLIQGRRV